In Propionispora hippei DSM 15287, a genomic segment contains:
- a CDS encoding transposase — protein sequence LYRKRSQTIERSFADAKQLHGLRYCRFRGREHVQEQALLTAACQNMKKIANHLARLA from the coding sequence GCTATATAGGAAGAGAAGTCAAACCATTGAGCGGAGTTTTGCAGACGCTAAGCAACTGCACGGACTTCGCTATTGCCGGTTTAGGGGTAGAGAGCATGTACAAGAGCAGGCGTTACTAACGGCTGCTTGTCAAAACATGAAAAAGATTGCCAATCACCTCGCCAGACTGGCGTAG